GTTTTGCTTTCAGCATTAGAAGGTTATGCAATTACATCCGTTCGCATTGAAGGTGTAGATCATGAGTTTTCTACTATCTCAGGTGTTGTTGAAGATGTTACCGAAATTATCCTTAATCTTAAGCAAGTTCGTTTCAAACGCCAAATTGAAGATATCGATAATGAATCAGTTACTATTTCTGTTTCTGGTAAAGATCAATTAACAGCAGGTGATTTTCAAAAATTTATTTCAGGTTTTCAAGTTCTGAATCCAGACCTTGTTATCTGTAATTTAGATAGTAAAATTAAACTGAATTTCGATTTAACGATCGAAAAAGGTAGAGGATACGTTCCTGCTGAGGAGAACAAAAAACAGAATGCTGCAATTGGAACTATTTTTACAGATTCAATTTTTACTCCGGTAAAAAATGTAAAATACGCAATTGAAAACTTCCGTGTTGAGCAAAAAACAGATTACGAAAAATTAGTTTTTGAAATTAAAACTGATGGTTCTATTAATCCTAAAGATGCCCTTACTGAAGCTGCTAAAGTTTTAATTCACCACTTCATGTTATTCTCTGACGAAAGAATTACACTCGAGGCTGACGAAATTGCACAAACAGAATCGTATGATGAAGAGTCATTACATATGAGACAATTGCTTAAAACTAAGCTTGTTGATATGGATTTATCTGTGAGAGCATTAAATTGCTTGAAAGCGGCTGAAGTTGATACACTTGGTGATTTAGTATCGTTCAATAAAAATGACCTAATGAAATTCCGTAATTTTGGTAAAAAATCTTTAACTGAACTTGATGAACTTGTTGCAGTAAAGAATTTAACTTTCGGAATGGATTTAGCTAAATACAAACTAGATAAAGAATAATCTAATTCGCTTAGGCGAGTTAAATTTAACATAGCAATGAGACACGGAAAAAAATTCAATCACTTAAGCAGACAGACTGGACATAGAAAAGCTATGTTGGCTAATATGGCTTGTTCTCTTATTGAGCACAAACGTATTAACACTACTGTTGCTAAAGCTAAAGCGCTTAAACAATTCGTTGAGCCTTTAATCACAAAATCAAAAGAAGATACGACTCACAACCGTCGTATTGTTTTTGCATACTTACGTAGCAAATATGCTGTAACTGACTTGTTCAGAGATGTAGCTGCTAAAGTAGGAGACCGTCCAGGTGGATACACTCGTATCATTAAAGTTGGAAATCGTTTAGGAGATAACGCTGATATGGCGATGATCGAACTTGTTGATTTCAATGAACTTTACAACGGAGGTAAAAAAGAAGTTAAAAAAGCAAAAAGCCGTCGTGGTGGAAAAGCAAAAAAAGCTGATGAGACTTCTGAAGCTCCTGCTGCTGATACAGAAACGACAACTGAAGCTTCTGAATAATTATGAAAGTAATCATTCAATAAGAATTAAGGATAAACTAGTTACTAGTTTATCCTTTTTTTTTGTTTTTTTCAAATTAAAACACAATAATATAACACTTTCCCCTCTTAGGGTTTTATTTTTAGAGATGAATTTTTTAAAAAACCTTGCACTCGCTCTTTTAAAAAATTAAATTTGCAAAATATCTAATTACAAATGAAATACACAACACGACAAAGCGCTATTCTTTTACTAAGTGACGGAACAATTTTTCACGGAAAATCAATCGGAATTAGTGGTACAACTTTTGGAGAAGTTTGCTTTAATACAGGAATGACAGGATATCAAGAAATCTTTACGGATCCTTCTTATTTTGGTCAGATTATGGTTGCAACGAATGCACACATTGGAAATTATGGTGTAAATGATTCTGAAATAGAGTCTGATAGCATCAAGATATCTGGATTGGTGTGTAAAAACTTTAGCTTTAACTATTCTAGAGAAGGTGCTTCAGAAAGTTTAGAGTCTTATTTTATAAAAGAAAATCTTATTTGTATCTCAGATGTTGATACAAGAGCATTGGTGAGTTATATACGAGATCACGGAGCTATGAATGCTGTTATTTGTACGGATGGGACTTCTATAGAGGATTTGAAGATCGCATTGGCAAATGTTCCGAATATGGAAGGATTGGAACTTGCTTCTAAAGTGTCAACAAAAGAGCCGTATTTTTATGGAGATGAAAATGCTACATATAAAATTTCTGCTTTAGATTTAGGGATTAAGACTAATATTTTGCGTAATCTAGCAAAAAGAGATTGTTATATCAAAGTATTTCCATACGATTCGAGTTTTAAAGATTTAGCGGCATTTAATCCAGATGGCTATTTCTTATCGAATGGGCCTGGTGATCCTGATCCATTATTTGGTGCAATTGAAGTTGCTAAAGAGATTTTGGCAAATGATAAGCCGTTATTTGGTATTTGCTTAGGGCACCAAGTCATTGCTTTGGCAAATGGGGTTTCTACTTATAAAATGTTTAATGGACATCGTGGAATAAATCATCCGGTTAAGAATTTGATTACTGGTAAAGGTGAGATAACATCTCAAAATCATGGTTTTGCCGTTAATAAAGAGCAATTAGATAATCATCCTGATTTAGAAATTACGCATTTACATCTTAATGATGAAACAGTTGCTGGTATGCGTATGAAAAATAAAAATTGTTTTTCGGTACAGTACCATCCAGAAGCAAGTCCAGGGCCACATGACTCATCTTATTTGTTTGATCAATTTATTGAGAACATAAAAGCGAATTAAACTAAAACGTTTGAGTTAATAAATAAAAGTATTTAATTGCTAGGGAAATTAATTAGCGTCAAATATTTTTATAATTTCGAAAAATATTTATAATTTAATAATAAAAACTAAAAATAATGAGTATTATAATAAAAATTCACGCAAGACAAATTTTTGATTCTAGAGGTAATCCTACTATCGAAGTTGATGTAATTACAGACAATGGAGTATTAGGAAGAGCAGCAGTTCCATCTGGAGCGTCTACTGGGGAACATGAAGCAGTTGAATTACGTGACGGAGGTAAAGCTTTTTTAGGTAAAGGAGTTTTGAATGCTGTGAATAATGTAAATACTATTATTGCAGAAGAATTAGTTGGTGTTTCTGTTTTTGAGCAAAATGTTATCGATCAAGCTATGATCGATTTAGATGGAACTCCGAATAAATCTAAATTAGGAGCAAACGCTATTTTAGGTGTTTCTCTTGCTGTAGCGAAAGCGGCAGCTAATGAGTTAGGTTTGCCTTTGTATAGATATGTTGGAGGTGTTTCAGCAAATACATTGCCTGTGCCAATGATGAATATTATTAATGGTGGTTCGCACTCTGATGCTCCGATTGCTTTTCAAGAATTTATGATATTTCCAGTAAAAGCTACTTCTTTTTCTCACTCTATGCAAATGGGTACTGAAATTTTTCATAGCCTGAAAAAAGTGTTACATGATAGAGGATTAAGTACTGCTGTAGGTGATGAAGGAGGTTTTGCTCCAAATTTACCAGGTGGTACTGAAGATGCTTTAGATACTATTAAAAAAGCTGTTGAAAATGCAGGGTATACTTTTGGTGACGAAATTATGATTGCGCTTGACTGTGCGGCGGCTGAATTTTATGTAAACGGTAAATACGATTATTCTAAATTTGAAGGAGAAACTGGTAAAGTTAGAACTTCTGCTGAGCAAGTTGATTATTTAGCTGAATTAGCTGCTAAATATCCAATTATCTCTATTGAAGACGGAATGGATGAAAATGACTGGGATGGTTGGAAATTACTTACGGAAAAAATTGGAAATAAAGTACAATTAGTAGGTGATGACTTATTCGTAACTAATGTGGAACGTTTATCTACAGGAATCGAAAAAGGAATCGCAAATTCTATTCTTATAAAAGTAAACCAAATTGGTACTTTGACAGAGACTATTGCTGCGGTTAATATGGCTAAAAATGCAGGTTATACTTCAGTAATGTCACACCGTTCGGGAGAAACTGAAGATAATACAATTGCAGATTTAGCAGTAGCTTTAAACTGTGGGCAAATCAAAACTGGTTCAGCTTCACGTTCAGATCGTATGGCAAAATACAATCAATTGCTTAGAATCGAAGAAGAACTAGGAAGTACTGCTTATTTTCCTGGATTAAACGCTTTCAAGATTAAATAATTGTAAGAGTTATATATTGAAAAAAAAGCCATTCGTGAAAACGGATGGTTTTTTTTTGGAGTTTTAACAAATTCATAGCAAGATTCCTTTTTTAGTTAGTCTTAAATTCCTTAAATTTGATAAATTATTATTTAAAAGATTTATTTCCGATTATATTATGTCAAAAATAGCTACCCTAGAAGTAGATGGTAAGAAGATTGAACTTCCTGTTATAACAGGAAGCGAAAATGAATCTGCTGTCGATATTAACAAATTACGTGATTTAACAGGTTTCATTACTCTTGATCCAGGATATAAAAACTCTGGTTCTTGTACAAGTGAGATTACTTTTTTAGATGGAGAATTAGGAATTTTGCGTTACAGAGGATATTCAATTGAAGACTTAGCTGAGCAAGCAAGTTTTCCTGAAGTGTCTTATCTATTGATTTTCGGTGAGTTACCTACAGCTGCACAATTAGCACAATTTGATGCTGATATTAAAAAGCATACTTTGGTAAACGAAGAAATGAAAAATATTATTGACGGTTTTCCAAAAACTGCTCATCCTATGGGAGTATTGTCTGCATTGACAAGTGCTTTGACTGCTTTTAATCCTAAAGCAGTGAATGTAGAAAATGAAAAAGAAATGTATGAAGCTATTTGCAAAACGATAGCTAAGTTTCTTGTAATTGCTACATGGACCTATAGAAAAACAATGGGATATCCATTAAATTATTATGACAATACTAAAGGGTATGTAGAGAACTTTATGCAATTGATGTTTAAATTGCCTACAGGTCCTTATGCTGCAAATCCTATTGTTGTTAATGCATTAGATAAATTATTCATCTTACACGGAGATCATGAACAGAACTGTTCTACATCTACAGTAAGAATGGTTGGTTCTTCTCACGCTGGTTTGTTTGCTTCAATCTCTGCTGGAGTTTCTGCTCTTTGGGGACCACTTCATGGAGGTGCTAATCAGGCAGTTCTTGAAATGCTTGAAGAGATTAATAAAGACGGTGGTGATACTGATAAATTTATGGCGAAAGCCAAAGATAAAAATGATCCTTTCCGTTTAATGGGATTTGGTCATAGAGTATACAAAAACTTTGATCCAAGAGCTAGAATTATTAAGAAAGCTGCAGATGAAGTTTTGAATACATTAGGTGTTGATGATCCAATTTTGGCTATTGCTAAAAAATTGGAGGCAGCAGCCCTAGAAGATGAATACTTTAAATCAAGAAGTTTGTATCCTAACGTAGATTTTTACTCAGGTATTATTTATAGAGCATTAGGGATACCTACAGATATGTTTACAGTAATGTTTGCTATAGGAAGACTACCAGGATGGATTGCGCAATGGAAAGAAATGCGTGAAAATAAAGAACCAATTGGTAGACCTAGACAAATATATACTGGTCATCCTTTAAGAGAATTCAAATCGAATAAATAAAATTCAATTTAAAGCTTCACTTAACTGTGAAGCTTTTTTTTATCTTTGTTGAAATCAAATAATAGAATATGTTACAATTAAATGTAAAGAACGAAACATCAAGATTACGTGCTGTAGTTTTGGGAACTGCAGTTCATAACGGGCCTACGCCAACTGTTGAGGAAGCGTATGATCCGAAATCATTGGAGCATATTAAAGCAGGGACTTATCCTGTTGAATCTGATATGGTTGCTGAAATGGATGCTTTTAATGCAGTGCTTCAAAAATACGATGTGACAGTTTTTCGTCCTGAAATGATTGAAAACTACAACCAGATTTTTGCTAGAGATATCGGTTTTGTGATAGATGATGTTTTTGTGAAATCAAATATTTTACCAGAAAGAGAATTGGAGCTTAATGCAATTCAATACATAATAGATCAAATGGATCCTCAAAAAGTAGTTCGACCACCAGAAGAAGTACATATCGAGGGAGGAGATGTTATGCTTTGGAATGATTATGTTTTTATAGGAACTTATAAAGGGAGTGATTATAAAGATTATATTACTGCAAGAACAAATATGGAGGGAGTTGAGTTTATTAGAAATTTGTTTCCAAATAAAATTGTCAAAGAGTTTGATTTGGTTAAATCTAAAATTGAAGCTCGTGATAATGCTTTGCATCTTGATTGTTGTTTTCAACCAGTAGGAAAGGATAAAGGAATTATTTACAAAAGAGGATTTCGTGAAGAAGCTGATTACATGTATTTAGTGAATCTTTTTGGTAAGGACAACTTATTTCATATTGAGAGAGAAGAAATGTATTATATGAATTCGAATGTTTTTTCAATAGATACTAATGTTGTTGTGTCAGAGAAAAATTTTACTAGATTGAATAATTGGCTAAGAAGCAACGGATTTGTTGTAGAAGAAATCCCTTATGCTGAAATTGCTAAACAAGAAGGGTTGTTGAGATGTTCAACTTTACCTTTGATTAGAGATTAAAAATTAGTTTCAAGTTTCAGGTTTCAAGTTGCTAGAAAACTTGAAACCTGAAACTTGAAACAAAAAAAATACAAACATGAAACAAACTACAAACGCAATAGTAATGATTCGTCCGGTTGCATTCAGAATGAATGAGCAAACGGCAGTAAATAATTATTATCAGAAAGTGTTAGACGGACTTTTACCGGCTACAGTAAATGCAAAAGCACAACAAGAATTTGATGCTTTTGTGGATAAATTACGTGCTGTGGGGGTAGACGTTACAGTAGTAGAAGATACGCTAACACCAGATACGCCAGATAGTATATTTCCAAATAACTGGGTTTCCTTTCATGAAAATGGAGATGTAGCATTGTATCCTATGTTTGCTGAGAATCGTCGTCTAGAACGTCGTGAGGATATTTTGGATATTCTTGAAGAAAAAGGTTTTCAAATAAATAACATTGTAGATTATACATCGGCAGAAGAGGATGGTTTTTTCTTAGAGGGCACAGGTAGTTTACTTTTGGATAGAGCAAATGGGAAAGCGTATTGCGCTTTATCTCCAAGAGCTGATGAAGAATTATTTATAGAATTCTGCGAAGATTTTGATTATGCACCTGTAATTTTTGAAGCATTTCAAACTGTTAATGGTGAGCGAAAGCTAATTTATCATACTAATGTTATGATGTGCTTGGGTGAAACTTTTGCAGTGATTTGTGCAGATTGTATAGATGATAAAAAAGAGCGTAAAATGGTTCTAGAAAATCTAAAAGCAGATAAGAAAGAAGTTATTTTAATAACAGAAGCTCAAGTGAATAATTTTGCTGGAAATATGCTTGAAGTTCGTGGAGCTAATGATAAAAAATATATCGTGATGAGTACTTCAGCGCATCAAAGTTTAACGCCAAAACAAATTTCACAACTTGAAGCTCATGCGACTATTTTAAGTTCAAGTTTAGATACTATCGAGGCTTGTGGAGGAGGAAGTGCAAGATGTATGATGGCAGAAGTGTTTTTGCCAAGAGCATAAAAAAAATATAAAATCAAAAAAAAGGGACAAATCTAGTATTTTGTCCCTTTTTTAGTTTTTAGTGTGTTTAGATATGCATTAAATTGCCTTTGATTATATTAATTATCGCACTCACGATATATTGTATTCCGATAGCGATTACAATAAAGCCGACAATTCTTGAAATAGCAACAATGCCTGAAGCACCAAGGATCTTAGCTAGATAATGTGCACTTCTAAGAATGATAAAAATTACAATCGCAATTGCTAAAATTGCCGCAGAGGCGATAATGATCTCAGTAGTTTCATGGTGTTCTTGGTAAAAAGCAATTAATAAAGAAATTGATCCAGGGCCTGCGAGCATAGGAATTGCTAGTGGCGTAAGAGCAATGTCATTTCGTTGTTGGGCATCAGTTTCTACTTTTTTATTTATTCCTCTTTTTTTGTTGAATTTACCAGATAGTAATGAAAAACCCGAGTTTACAATTATAATTCCACCGGCAATACGAAGAGCATCGATGCTTATTCCAAAAAATGTCAACATGTATTGTCCTATAAAAAAAGAAACGATTAGGATAAGAAAAACGTTTATAGCGGTCCATAAGGAAATTCGAGAACGCTCTTTTTTCGAGTCATGTTGTGTTAGTCCTACAAAAATAGGAACTGTTCCAATGGGATTTAATACCGAGAATAGAGCAGCAAATAAGTAAATAAATAGATCCATAAAGTCTTGTTTAGTCTTGTAAAAATAGTCTTTTTTAAAAGATATGATTACAGTTTAATTAGTAGGTTATTGATTTTTTTAAAAAAGAACTAAACTTTTTAAATCATCGAAGAGCTAAACCTTTTTGATTACTTTTGTAGTATATATTAGAGACAATGAAAAATAAAAAAACAGTAGTGCTTGGAGCAACTACCAAGCCTGAAAAATATGCTTTTTTAGCTATAAATAAATTAGTAGAAAAAGGACATACCGTTTTAGCAATTGGTCAAAATGCTGGAGAAGTTGCTGGTGTAAAAATTTACACAAAGGCAATTCCTCTTAAAAATATTGATACCATCACGTTGTATTTGAATCCGTCACGTCAGCGAGATTATTATAATTACATCGTAGAAGCAAAGCCTAAGCGAGTAATTTTTAATCCAGGAACCGAAAATCCAGAATTATATCAGTTGTTAGAACTTAATAATATTAAAGCTCAAGTTGCTTGTACATTAGTTTTGCTTACAACAAATCAGTATTAGTTCTGTAGCTAATTAATGTTTTTTTTTAGTAGCTATTTCCAGCTATCCGCTATATCTTTTTCTGTTCGCAGATGCGAACAGAAAAAGGATGTCGCTTCTATCTGGGCTAGTCCGCATAAGGACAATTAAAATAGTATGTTTTTATGAAATGTGAAATTTCAAGTATTTAAAACTTCTATTTTCCATAAAACAAAAGTCGAGTAAACCCACAAATTTAGTATTTTTGTCTTCATGGAATTTTCTTCAAAATTAATAGAGAAAGCAGTCAATGAAATGTCTCAATTGCCAGGTATTGGTAAGCGTACGGCTTTGCGACTAGTTTTACATTTATTAAAACAACCAAAAGAACAAACCGGTTTTTTAGCCGAAGCATTAACAACAATGCGTGCAGATATTAAATTTTGTGAAAGCTGTCATAATATTTCTGATATTGCAGTATGTGAAATTTGTGCTAACACAGCAAGGAATCATCAAACTATATGTGTAGTTGAGGATATTCGTGATGTAATGGCTATAGAGAATACAGGTCAGTACAAAGGGATTTATCATGTTTTAGGAGGGAAAATTTCTCCAATTGAAGGAGTTGGTCCAAGTCAGTTAAATATAACTACCTTAGTCGAAAAGGTGAAGTTAGGCGGGGTAAACGAAATTATCTTTGCTTTAAGTTCAACAATGGAAGGGGATACAACTAATTTTTATATCTACAAACAAATAGCCGATGCTGAAATTATTATTTCAACAATAGCACGCGGAATTGCTGTAGGAGATGAATTAGAATATGCAGACGAAGTAACTCTAGGAAGAAGTATATTGCATAGGGTTCCGTTTGAGAAAACGTTTAAAAATAGTTAACAGAGTCAGTCAATAAAATTGATGTTTTCTTAAAATAAATGAAAAGCTATATTTACTATTAAAATTCTGTAAATGAATAAAAACTCTCTTTATCTGTTGTTGCTTATTAGCATACTTTTTGCATCATGCATTCCGCTAAATGATTTGGTTTATTTACAAGATAAAGGAACAACCGGCACTGAAAGTAATATTGCTGTTGTAGAATCAAAACCCTATCGTTTGCAAACTAATGATGTTTTAAGTATTAATATAAAGGCTATTGATCCAAAATTAGTAGCGATTTTTAATACTACAGATAAAACCGTAGGACAAAATTTATCTAACTCAGAAGCAGGATTGTATTTTGATGGTTTTACAGTTGATGCTCATGGAAATATAAGAATGCCCGTTTTAGGTGAAATAAATGTTATGGGGTATACACTAGAAGAAGTGCGTATTAAAATAGAAAAACAATTATTAGACGAACATTTTAAACCAGAAGCAAATATATTTGTAACAGTAAAGCTTGATGGTTTTAGATATACAATAAATGGAGAAATAACATCTCCAGGTACTAAAACGCTTTTTAGAGAACAGGTAAATGTAATGGAAGCCATTGCTAATTCTGGAGATATTACAATTACAGGTAATAGAAAAGCAGTTACTATTATTCGACAATCACCTTCAGGAGTCGAAATGCATGATATTGATCTTACAGATCTTAATGCAATAAAATCCCCTTATTTTTATTTACAACCCAATGATTATATATATGTAAAACCACTTAAGCAAAAAACTTGGGGAACAGGTAAAACAGGTATAGAATCTATTGGAACAATAATCACTATAATTTCTTTGGCAACAACTACATTTTTACTTTTAAAACTTTAAAAACCTACAAAATGTTAGATATAAAAGATTTTTCGATTTTTGACAATCAATCAGATTTTGATTTTAAAGGGTTTTTGTTAAAAATTGGGGGATACTGGAAATGGTTTTTATTGAGTTTAATAATTGCTTTTGCAATTGCTTATCAAGTAAACATTCGCAAAGAAAAAATATATGGAATGGAAACTTTGATTTCCATAAAAGAAGAAAATAATCCATTCTTTACTTCAAATACTAGTTTAGTTTTTAACTGGGGAGGAACTTCTGATCAAATAAGTAATACAATAACAGTTTTGCAATCAAGATCTCACAATGAGCTTGTTGTAGATAAGTTGCAATATTATATCGATTATCTAGAACAAGGTAAGTATAATATGGTAGACTCTTATGGGGCTGTTCCTTTTTATGTTGTCATAGATAAATCGAAAGGACAATTAGCTGGGGCGTTAATCAGTATTAAGTTTTTAAATGCTAATGAATATGAAATTAGAATTCCTTTTGAGAATAGTTCAGTTTCATTAATTACTTATGCTAATAATTCATACAGTAATACAGCTGTAGAGATAGGAGAGTTTGTAAAGAAGTATAAAGTTGGAGAGCAAGTTTCGTTGCCTTTTTTAAATTGGAAATTACAAATTAACGATAATGCCGGTTTTTATAAAGACAAAGAATATTTTGTCCAATTCAATGATTTTGATAGTACGGTTGCAAAATATCGAGGTATAAGTGTGCGGTCTGATGATGGAGGGAGTTCGATAATTACATTGGGGATGCAAGGAACTAATAAAGCACGAATGGTTGAATATTTAAATTCGACTGTAAAAATGCTAATAAAAATCCAACTTGATAGTAAAAATCAATTTGCAACAAATACCATTAATTTTATTGATAGTACACTTGTGGCAATGGAAACTCAGTTAAAGCAGACTGGAGATGAATTAAAGATATTCCGAAAAGGTAAAAATGTTTATAATATAGAAGAAGGAGGGAGTAAGTTTTCAGATAAAATCATGGACTTTGATGTCGAAAAAGATAAAGTTACTCGTAAAATAGCCTATTATAATTCGTTAAATGCATATTTAAAAAACAGTGTTGATTATTCTAGGTTGCCTGCGCCGTCTGTTGCGGGTATTGATGATCCAAATATTGTTGTAAATGTTTCTAAATTAATTTCGCTTTCTGCACAAAGATCAGAAATGGCCTATGCAGTAAAAAGTGATAAAATTTTTAAAGATTTTGATAATCAAATGTTGGCTGTCAAGAACGTGCTGTTAGAAAATATTGCTTCTGCCAAATCTTCTTTGCAATATGATTTGGCAATGGTTAATAGTAAAATTGGACAGACAGAAAGTACAATAAAAAGATTGCCAGAAGAGCAACAAGAGTTATTGAAAATTAAGAGGAAATACGATTTAAGTGATAATATTTACAGTACATTTCTTCAAAAAAGGAGCGAGGCAGATATTGTAAAAGCGGCTAATTTATCGGATATTCATTTTATAGATCCAGCAAAAGATGTTGGAGGTGGGCTAATAGGGCCAAAGACTTCTGTCAATTATG
The nucleotide sequence above comes from Flavobacterium branchiarum. Encoded proteins:
- a CDS encoding exopolysaccharide transport family protein is translated as MLDIKDFSIFDNQSDFDFKGFLLKIGGYWKWFLLSLIIAFAIAYQVNIRKEKIYGMETLISIKEENNPFFTSNTSLVFNWGGTSDQISNTITVLQSRSHNELVVDKLQYYIDYLEQGKYNMVDSYGAVPFYVVIDKSKGQLAGALISIKFLNANEYEIRIPFENSSVSLITYANNSYSNTAVEIGEFVKKYKVGEQVSLPFLNWKLQINDNAGFYKDKEYFVQFNDFDSTVAKYRGISVRSDDGGSSIITLGMQGTNKARMVEYLNSTVKMLIKIQLDSKNQFATNTINFIDSTLVAMETQLKQTGDELKIFRKGKNVYNIEEGGSKFSDKIMDFDVEKDKVTRKIAYYNSLNAYLKNSVDYSRLPAPSVAGIDDPNIVVNVSKLISLSAQRSEMAYAVKSDKIFKDFDNQMLAVKNVLLENIASAKSSLQYDLAMVNSKIGQTESTIKRLPEEQQELLKIKRKYDLSDNIYSTFLQKRSEADIVKAANLSDIHFIDPAKDVGGGLIGPKTSVNYVLALFLGLLIPLLLICIVFFFNNSIQNIEDVSKQTQIPLIGVVGVNNDATNLAVFDKPKSVLSESFRSIRSSLQFLYKKQQVEGAKTLMVTSSVSGEGKTFCSINIATVFALSEKRTVIVGLDLRKPRLAEEFRLTNEVGVVNYLIKEKNLEEITNATKIPYLDVILSGPIPPNPSELILGEAMNEFMSELKAKYDYIILDTPPVGLVSDSLELVQYSDVTLYIVRQNYTKKDMITLLNNRVKRGELSNASIVLNGFENKAKYGATYGYGYGYGNYSNRYHEGVKKVSLLKRIFNKFNKK